tctCCACTTTGTTTCAAAGATCATTATTTTAATTGGTCCGAGTtttgtttataattttttgtatcaTATTTCATATCAACTATATCTATTTTGACTAATATATCTGTTTGTTTAAAAACATTATGTGAACTGTGATTTGTTAACTATAATTGTCACtttatgactttttttttttttttgctacaaTAGAATCTTGacagttggtttttttttttttaaaactttatggtcatttagtaaatttttatgatttttaataaatttaattttttttgattttGAGTGTACTTTTAGACATAAAAAAgccgtacccagtgcacaaggctcccactttgagtggggtcttggagaggtggatgtcggcaagccttacccccatttttggagaggctgctcccaagtctcgaactAGAGGCCACCCGTACCGAGGCGGAGGCACTTGCCATTGCACCAAAGTACTTTTAGACATGTACTTTGGTAATTATTTTTTGAATGTTTTGTCTTACTTTCAAAAGATAAGGATATTTTTAACCATGGATGATGTATATTATTTGCACCTTCATATATGATATAGAAAAAACTGAAATATAGATTTTCCTTATTTTAAAAGATAAGGATATTTTATCAGCAGAATAAATTACACTATTGGTACTTCTATTACTTTATACATAACATAGACAAGGGAATATAAGAAATATCTGGTATAAGCTATGTAATCTTTAGTGAGTTACGTGGTTTGTTTAATGAGTACTTGTTGATTTTGATTGCAATTTATGGCATTATAGACACCTTTACAGAATGTGAatgtagtatttttatttttaccttttGCAACATTGTTTTGCCTTTTTGTCTTTATAAAGGGTGTGAACATTGTCTACGACACCCATATTTGTCTTGGggttttaattaaatattttattaattgttTCACGTTCTATTTACAGATGTTATTACGCTCTCATCCGAGGGAAGCGTTGTGAGAGCTTGGAACCTTCCTGATGGGCAAATGGTGTGGGAGTCTTTCCTTGAGGGTTCAGAGCCTTCAAAGTCATTATTATTAGTACTGGTTGGTGAATTATGTTCTTCATTGTCTTAATTCTTATATACCCTTCAATTGACCACCTCTATGTGGTATCTCCATAAACTTTCCCCATCTGCTCCACTTTCTGACCTTTGTTTTGGACTGAAGCTTTCAGTTTATGGGAAAAAGTTATTGGTTTCCATGCCAaaattatttctttcattgcatTTAGTATTCTTGATTAGGTTTCATGGATAGGGTAATCATAACCTTCTGCCATTTTTTATTGTAGTTATGAAATTAAGTGTCAATGTTTTGCTTATTTTCTGCCAGTGTTCTGTTACACTTTCCATtgaagcttatatatatatatatatatatatatatattgaatatctcATTTTTACTTCAACCAGTGTCCTCTTGGGGTTTCCTTGGTTTCTTTCCTTGTAGTTGTTTCACAGAAATTTTCTTTAATGCTGTGGACTATGTATACAGTGTTTCTTTGAAGTTAGAATATGACACTAATCAAATTGTATTGTGTAGACAAATTTGAAAATTGACAAGGACAATGTGATCCTTGTTTATGGCAGAGGGTGTCTCCATGCCATTTCAAGCATGGATGGTGAGATTCTTTGGAGGAAGAATTTTTTGGATGAAAGGTTTGACGAATTTCAAATTTGATGTGTCAGGTGTTCTTTTGTTTTTCATCACTCCCCTGTTGATATATTACTTTGTTTTCTTCTACTTGCAGTGTAGAGGTACAAAATGTAATTCAACCTCTTGGCAGTGATATAATATATGCTGTAGGATTTGTGGGTTTGTCCCAGGTTGCTATATATCAAATTCATTCTAGAAATGGAGAAGTCTTGAAGCAGCAGAGTGCAGCCTTTCCTGGTAGCTTTTCTGGGGAAGCGTCACTTGTTTCAAGTGACATGCTAGTTGCTTTGGATGCCACTCGATCAATTTTGGTATCAATAAGCTTTCAAGATGGAGAAATTAGTTTTCACGAGAGAAAAATTTCAGAGCTTGTTGACGATTTTCCTGGGAAGGCAGTGATATTACCTTCAAAGCTTACTGGGATGCTcgctttaaaaataaatacagTAACCATATTTGTAAGAGTGACAGTTGGAGGCAAGATGGAGCTTGTGGACAAAGTCAATCATGCAACAGCTATTAGTAATGCTCTTTCACTTGCAGAGGGTCAGCAAGCGTTTGCTCTAGTTCTACATGGAGACAGCAAACTTCACCTTACAGTGAAGCATGGCGATGACTGGGCTAGTGATTTTCTTAAGGAGAACATTGAAATGAACCACCATAGAGGCCTTGTGCATAAGGTTTTCATAAATAATTATGTCCGGACAGACAAGTCTTATGGTTTCAGGGCCTTGATTATCATGGAAGATCATTCACAGTTGTTAGTACAGCAAGGTGAGATTGTTTGGAGTAGAGAGGATGGGCTTGCCTCAATTATAGATGTAACAACTTCTGAACTCCCTGTGCAAAAGGAAGGTGTATCAGTAGCCAAAGTGGAGCACAACCTCTTTGAATGGCTAAAGGTATGAATTTTAGGAACTGTTAATAATTTAGACTCTTTTTCTTCAAAATAGTTAGGCACCAAAGTTGATGTTCTTTTCAATTACTGCGTGATCTGTCTGTTGGGGGATTAAGTTTGAACTATATGGTTTATAATTAGCAATTCATGAATTTGATCAATGTTTTAGAAACGCGAAGGCGTAAGTTGAGGTGTTTTAATCCCTGAGAAGTGCAgtgtaagccttaaggcattgaggcgtaagccttttgagaattttattattttttaaagaaattgcatatattttttaaaatagagaaaaaaaagaaaattacgAATTGAAATGTAAAGAAAATCAAGTATAATTTGTAAAGTACTTGTTTGCCATATAGATAAtactaacttgaattcattaagTAGTCATGCCAAAATATAGCTACAACATTGCAAAGTTCAAATtgttttcaagatctaagattcAACTCTTGATTATTTTAGAAaagttgaggttcaagagttggaatcaattcatatgaGGTTCAAGATTTTTAGGAATCAACTCATATTACGACATTCCTTCTATATAAACATGTAGCTAAAATTTTATAGCCAAATCTAAGTATCAATTGAgattcacacacccaaaatgtgtaagcctcaactaaaaaggagCAAAAGGTGTGCCTTTCGTACAAATGCATCAGCTTTGTTGTGTAATGGGTTGGTTTTTATGGGATTTGATATTGTACATTGAGCCTCACCCTCAAGTCGTTTTTGGTATGCCTCATCTTGAGGTAAGCTTCAATCCGAgctcaattgagccttttaaaacattttgtATATCACAGGCTCAATTTCAAATTGTTATGCAGTTCACTCACAAACTTTATAAATAGGTGCAGCATGTATTCTATCTCTAGAGCTTTATATAGATTGACGAAATGAGAGTGCTGTGGAAGTTGGAAGTTTATCCCAGAAAAATGATTGTTGTGCAAGAAATCAAGAATAATTGGAGTGCTGGTGTCCTATGCATGATGCATCATCTATGTAGAAGTTTCTATACAACGTAGGTTCTTGGTATTAATTATCAACTAAAAGATTGATATGAAAAAAGATGCTTCTTGTTAGTAAACATTCTGTGCCATTAGTGTTAGACCATGGGTTTGAACTTGCTAATCTGCAGAAAAGAAAAAAGTAATATAATAAGTTCATGCATGCCCACATCCTGCTCTGTCTTGTACCATTGTGTAGAGGTATATTCCTCAAAAGATGATCATTAGAGGATTTTGAACTTTTCCCTCTCTtctttttcatgaaaaatcagATCCTTGTCCATTAGTTATAGTCGGGCAAATAATTAAAATTACAAGAATGGGTATGTTGTTTCTTAATAAATTATCTACTGCTATTTATTACTTGAAGGTTCAACTCATTGTTTGACACCTTCTGACATGGGCTTTTGATGTGATTTTCCATTATTACAAGGGGCACATTTTGAAGCTTAAAGGAACTCTAATGCTTGCAAGCCCAGAGGATGTAGCGGCCATACAACAAATTAGGTTAAAAAGCTCAGAGAAGAGCAAAATGACCCGTGACCACAATGGTTTTAGGAAGCTTCTCATAGTACTTACTAGAGCAGGAAAGCTATTAGCCCTGCATACTGGAGATGGACGAGTTGTCTGGTCTCTCTTACTGCAATCTCTTCGTGGATCAGAAGCATGTGATTGGCGTACTGGGCTTAATATATATCAGTGGCAGGTTCCTCATCATCATGCAATGGATGAGAACCCATCTGTTCTTGTAGTCGGCAGGTGTGGACATGGTTCAGATTCCTCAAGTgctctttcattcattgacacgTACACAGGGAAGGAGCTTAATTCTCTAAATCTTGCTCATTCTGTTTCGCAAGTTATTCCGCTGCCATTCACAGATTCAACAGAACAACGCCTCCATTTACTCATAGATGCTGGTGGACATGCACATTTATATCCTAGAACTCCCGAGGCCATTGGTATCCTCCAACATGAATTCCCAAACATATACTGGTATTCAGTTGAAGCTGATAATGGCATTATCAGAGGACATGTTTTAAAAAGCAATTGTGTTGAAGTAGCGGATGAGTATTGCTTCAACACCAGAGATTTATGGTCAATAGTATTTCCATCAGAGTCAGAAAAGATTATTGCAACTGCAACAAGAAAGTTAAATGAGGTATAGTTTCCCTCACTAATGTTCACAAAGTTTTTGTTATAATATTTCAATCAATTCTTGTTGATTATTCATTTCTTGTGTTTCTTTGGGTTTAAATATATACAACCTTACTGGTTCAATTTCTAGCCTGGTTATACTTGGTTTGGACTCTTTTGTCATCACACTTGTCATAAAGTCCATCTCAAAACAGGCTTCTGGTTAACTGGAAATAAGTGCCTCTCTAAAGGAAAATTAGGATGCATTAGGACATGGTTGGAGAGATTTTATCCATAAAAATTctgttgtttatttatttttatttttattattatttttaaattaatcattGGCCTTGTCTGGATGATTTTCAAGCAT
This genomic stretch from Malania oleifera isolate guangnan ecotype guangnan chromosome 3, ASM2987363v1, whole genome shotgun sequence harbors:
- the LOC131150740 gene encoding uncharacterized protein LOC131150740, yielding MAVAIRVKLFLLLLFFSFSNPGFSLYGDQVGLLDWHQQYIGKVKHAVFNTQKAGRKRVIVSTEENVIASLDLRRGEIFWRHVLGTNDIIDEIGTALGKYVITLSSEGSVVRAWNLPDGQMVWESFLEGSEPSKSLLLVLTNLKIDKDNVILVYGRGCLHAISSMDGEILWRKNFLDESVEVQNVIQPLGSDIIYAVGFVGLSQVAIYQIHSRNGEVLKQQSAAFPGSFSGEASLVSSDMLVALDATRSILVSISFQDGEISFHERKISELVDDFPGKAVILPSKLTGMLALKINTVTIFVRVTVGGKMELVDKVNHATAISNALSLAEGQQAFALVLHGDSKLHLTVKHGDDWASDFLKENIEMNHHRGLVHKVFINNYVRTDKSYGFRALIIMEDHSQLLVQQGEIVWSREDGLASIIDVTTSELPVQKEGVSVAKVEHNLFEWLKGHILKLKGTLMLASPEDVAAIQQIRLKSSEKSKMTRDHNGFRKLLIVLTRAGKLLALHTGDGRVVWSLLLQSLRGSEACDWRTGLNIYQWQVPHHHAMDENPSVLVVGRCGHGSDSSSALSFIDTYTGKELNSLNLAHSVSQVIPLPFTDSTEQRLHLLIDAGGHAHLYPRTPEAIGILQHEFPNIYWYSVEADNGIIRGHVLKSNCVEVADEYCFNTRDLWSIVFPSESEKIIATATRKLNEIVHTQAKITADQDVMYKYISKNLLFVATVTPKASGEIGSATLEESWLVVYLVDTVTGRILHRVTHHGSQGPVHAVISENWVVYHYFNLRAHRYEMSVIEIYDQSRADNKDVLKLVLGKHNLTSPTSSYSKAEVITKSQSYFFTHSVKTIAVTSTAKGITSKQLLVGTIGDQVLALDKRYLDPRRSVDPSQSEREEGIIPLTDSLPIIPQSYVTHALKVEGLRGIVTAPAKLESTALVFVYGVDLFFTRIAPSRIYDSLTEDFSYALLLITIVALVAAIFVTWVLSERKELRERWR